A window from Macaca thibetana thibetana isolate TM-01 chromosome 7, ASM2454274v1, whole genome shotgun sequence encodes these proteins:
- the AP5M1 gene encoding AP-5 complex subunit mu-1 isoform X2: MAQRAVWLISHEPGTPLCGTVRFSRRYPTVEKRARVFNGASYVPIPEDGPFLKALLFELRLLDDDKDFVESRDSCSRINKTSIYGLLIGGEELWPVVAFLKNDIIYACVPLVEQTLSPRPPLISVSGVSQGFEFLFGIQDFLYSGQKNDSELNTKLSQLPDLLLQACPFGTLLDANLKNSLDNTNFASVTQPQKQPAWKTGTYKGKPQVSISITEKVKSMQYDKQGIADTWQVVGTVTCKCDLEGIMPNVTISLNLPTNGSPLQDILVHPCVTSLDSAILTSSSIDAMDDSAFSGPYKFPLTPPLESFNLCYYTSQVPVPPILGFYQLKEEEVQLRITINLKLHESVKNNFEFCEAHIPFYNRGPITHLEYKTSFGQLEVFREKSLLIWIIGQKFPKSMEISLSGTVTFGAKSHEKQPFDPICIGETAYLKLHFRILDYTLTGCYADQHSVQVFASGKPKISAYRKLISSDYYIWNSKAPAPVTYGSLLL; the protein is encoded by the exons ATGGCGCAGCGGGCAGTGTGGCTTATAAGTCACGAACCGGGAACTCCACTTTGTGGCACCGTGAGATTCTCCAG GCGGTATCCAACGGTTGAAAAACGAGCCAGAGTCTTCAATGGAGCAAGTTATGTGCCTATTCCCGAAGATGGTCCCTTTCTTAAAGCACTGCTCTTTGAACTTAGATTATTGGATGATGATAAAGACTTTGTTGAGAGTCGTGATAGCTGTTCACGCATCAATAAAACATCCATTTATGGACTCTTGATAGGAGGTGAAGAACTCTGGCCCGTTGTTGCTTTTCTGAAGAATGACATTATATATGCTTGTGTTCCACTAGTTGAACAAACTCTGTCCCCTCGTCCGCCATTAATTAGTGTTAGTGGAGTTTCACAAGgctttgaatttctttttgggATACAGGATTTTCTTTATTCAGGTCAAAAAAATGACTCTGAGCTAAATACAAAATTGAGCCAGTTGCCTGACTTGCTTCTGCAGGCTTGTCCATTTGGCACTTTATTAGATGCCAACTTAAAGAATTCATTAGATAATACCAATTTTGCATCTGTGACTCAGCCACAAAAACAGCCAGCTTGGAAAACTGGAACGTACAAAGGAAAACCACAAGTTTCTATTTCTATCACTGAAAAGGTAAAATCCATGCAATATGATAAACAGGGTATAGCGGATACATGGCAAGTTGTTGGAACAGTGACTTGCAAG TGTGATTTGGAAGGAATCATGCCAAATGTTACCATCAGCTTGAATCTCCCCACCAATGGATCTCCACTTCAAGATATTCTAGTTCATCCTTGTGTAACTTCTCTTGACTCTGCAATTCTGACTTCTAGTAGTATTGATGCAATGGATGACTCTGCATTTAGTGGGCCTTACAAATTTCCATTGACTCCACCTTTAGAGTCATTCAACTTATGCTACTACACTTCCCAG gTCCCTGTCCCACCAATTTTGGGATTTTATCAATTGAAGGAGGAAGAAGTACAACTAAGAATAACCATTAATTTAAAACTTCACGAaagtgtgaaaaataattttgaattctgTGAAGCTCATATACCTTTTTACAATAG aggtCCAATTACACATTTGGAATATAAAACTAGTTTTGGCCAGCTCGAAGTATTTCGAGAGAAAAGCTTACTGATCTGGATTATTG GCCAGAAGTTCCCAAAATCAATGGAAATTAGTCTTTCTGGAACTGTAACTTTTGGAGCCAAGAGCCATGAGAAGCAGCCATTTGACCCAATTTGTATTGGAGAAACAGCATATTTAAAG cTTCATTTTAGGATCTTAGATTACACACTCACTGGGTGTTACGCAGATCAGCATTCAGTTCAAGTTTTTGCATcaggaaaaccaaaaataagtgCAT accGGAAACTAATTTCTTCTGATTATTACATCTGGAATTCTAAAGCCCCCGCTCCAGTAACATATGGATCATTATTACTGTAA
- the AP5M1 gene encoding AP-5 complex subunit mu-1 isoform X1, giving the protein MRNFDPCGPPFRKWNLEEESTGVAGDRRYPTVEKRARVFNGASYVPIPEDGPFLKALLFELRLLDDDKDFVESRDSCSRINKTSIYGLLIGGEELWPVVAFLKNDIIYACVPLVEQTLSPRPPLISVSGVSQGFEFLFGIQDFLYSGQKNDSELNTKLSQLPDLLLQACPFGTLLDANLKNSLDNTNFASVTQPQKQPAWKTGTYKGKPQVSISITEKVKSMQYDKQGIADTWQVVGTVTCKCDLEGIMPNVTISLNLPTNGSPLQDILVHPCVTSLDSAILTSSSIDAMDDSAFSGPYKFPLTPPLESFNLCYYTSQVPVPPILGFYQLKEEEVQLRITINLKLHESVKNNFEFCEAHIPFYNRGPITHLEYKTSFGQLEVFREKSLLIWIIGQKFPKSMEISLSGTVTFGAKSHEKQPFDPICIGETAYLKLHFRILDYTLTGCYADQHSVQVFASGKPKISAYRKLISSDYYIWNSKAPAPVTYGSLLL; this is encoded by the exons ATGAGGAACTTTGATCCTTGCGGGCCACCGTTCCGGAAGTGGAATTTAGAGGAAGAAAGTACCGGAGTTGCAGGGGATAG GCGGTATCCAACGGTTGAAAAACGAGCCAGAGTCTTCAATGGAGCAAGTTATGTGCCTATTCCCGAAGATGGTCCCTTTCTTAAAGCACTGCTCTTTGAACTTAGATTATTGGATGATGATAAAGACTTTGTTGAGAGTCGTGATAGCTGTTCACGCATCAATAAAACATCCATTTATGGACTCTTGATAGGAGGTGAAGAACTCTGGCCCGTTGTTGCTTTTCTGAAGAATGACATTATATATGCTTGTGTTCCACTAGTTGAACAAACTCTGTCCCCTCGTCCGCCATTAATTAGTGTTAGTGGAGTTTCACAAGgctttgaatttctttttgggATACAGGATTTTCTTTATTCAGGTCAAAAAAATGACTCTGAGCTAAATACAAAATTGAGCCAGTTGCCTGACTTGCTTCTGCAGGCTTGTCCATTTGGCACTTTATTAGATGCCAACTTAAAGAATTCATTAGATAATACCAATTTTGCATCTGTGACTCAGCCACAAAAACAGCCAGCTTGGAAAACTGGAACGTACAAAGGAAAACCACAAGTTTCTATTTCTATCACTGAAAAGGTAAAATCCATGCAATATGATAAACAGGGTATAGCGGATACATGGCAAGTTGTTGGAACAGTGACTTGCAAG TGTGATTTGGAAGGAATCATGCCAAATGTTACCATCAGCTTGAATCTCCCCACCAATGGATCTCCACTTCAAGATATTCTAGTTCATCCTTGTGTAACTTCTCTTGACTCTGCAATTCTGACTTCTAGTAGTATTGATGCAATGGATGACTCTGCATTTAGTGGGCCTTACAAATTTCCATTGACTCCACCTTTAGAGTCATTCAACTTATGCTACTACACTTCCCAG gTCCCTGTCCCACCAATTTTGGGATTTTATCAATTGAAGGAGGAAGAAGTACAACTAAGAATAACCATTAATTTAAAACTTCACGAaagtgtgaaaaataattttgaattctgTGAAGCTCATATACCTTTTTACAATAG aggtCCAATTACACATTTGGAATATAAAACTAGTTTTGGCCAGCTCGAAGTATTTCGAGAGAAAAGCTTACTGATCTGGATTATTG GCCAGAAGTTCCCAAAATCAATGGAAATTAGTCTTTCTGGAACTGTAACTTTTGGAGCCAAGAGCCATGAGAAGCAGCCATTTGACCCAATTTGTATTGGAGAAACAGCATATTTAAAG cTTCATTTTAGGATCTTAGATTACACACTCACTGGGTGTTACGCAGATCAGCATTCAGTTCAAGTTTTTGCATcaggaaaaccaaaaataagtgCAT accGGAAACTAATTTCTTCTGATTATTACATCTGGAATTCTAAAGCCCCCGCTCCAGTAACATATGGATCATTATTACTGTAA